Within Anopheles ziemanni chromosome 2, idAnoZiCoDA_A2_x.2, whole genome shotgun sequence, the genomic segment TGCAGTGTTGCTTTATGGTTATAACCTGTAAAGCTCGTTTGGAAGGCACTATAGCCTTTTATCAGCGATGAAAATAAACTCTGATCAAGTAAAAAAAGCGAATATGAAACAGAACCGTAGATATTGGCAGCGAACACTGGATTGGAAGAGCGAAGCAAACAAGTTAACCCGGATGCACCGCATCCGTGAGATAGAAATTTGAGGGAGAAATATCAGGAAACGGCGAAAAGGAATCCCATCAACTAGCCATGTTTATTCGATgcacgaggaaaaaaaacatatggtgCACAAAATTACGTATGCAGACAGCAGAAACCTGTTTCTTCCACGCTGGTTCACCTCCAGCCTACTGCCATTTTGAGGGACCACCGTGTGCTGGTGGTAGCGTTGGTTGATAGTGAACATAGTtgttcggtcaatacaaatgCTCCTAACCGCCTCTGGTTCTCGATCAAAAAGATCgagttttttcactttctgtCCTCAAACATTCTCAAATCAACATGCCATCCATATTCCACCAATGGCTGGATACGGCATAAAAGGAACCGAAGAAAGAGATATTGCGGGTTAAACTGAGATCATGCTGTCGTGACTTTTGCCCGGTTTCCTGCGTACACCCGCCATTCCAAttagaagcagttttcttttcttttttttttttttatatatttgatCACAAATCCTAAACGTTCAGACCGCTGTCTTACACGTCCGTCCAAAAACTGCCTGTCCTTTCGCTTTCTCTTGCTGATCGTCGCTCAATCCTCTCACCAAACGAACCCTCTTTTTTGTAACTCAGGATCTTAAGATTCTCTCTTGTGCCTCTCTTGTGTTGATAGCTAATCCTTTCATGACACATTCTCATTTTTCGTTACTCTCCATGTTTCTTATCTATTCTATTCTCTACATTACCTCACGGCATACATTCTCATTTTTCGTTACTCTCCAAGTTTCTTATCTATTCTATTCTCTACAACATTCTCATTTTTTCGTTACTCTCCAAGTTTCTTATCTATTCTATTCTCTACATTCACCCCCGCCCCTACTCTACTGAAAAATTTGATATAGGAACATATCCTTAAGTTTTTCCGGTTTCTTAAGCACTCTTTTCGGTCTGTTTTCCGTAATACCGTCTAGCCTATCTTCGGAATGATCTACCGATTCATGTTCGTAATCCTTTGGCGCTGACTCAGGTGTCACTGTCAGTTTTGTACTTGTATTTGATGGAAGTTGCTCCTGTTCTAACGCTTTCTTACAATCAACCACATTGCGGGTATATTGTACTCCACGTTCATTTTGAACAACTACTTTCGCGCCTTGTCTACTTATTATAGTATACCGGTCGCTTGAAAAGGTTCCAtctgttttatgtttcttcgGAAATGAGAGGAAAACTTTATCTCCCACGGCTATATCTGACTCTTTTGCTCCTCGACGCGAGTCGGCGTACGTTTTGCTAACTAATTTAGTAAATGTATCCCGCTCGCGCACGTCAGACCTGTCTATATCGGATGTTAACTTAGTTTCCCATAGACTAGGAAAAAATCCTCGATAACGCCATCCTACTAAGAGCTCAAAAGGAGTTACATTAAGTCTAGCATGTGGTTTTATCGTATTATGGATATGTACGTAAGCTTTTAGGGATTCCCtccaatttcttttttcttgtttggccCCGGATATCGCTTTGATGATGCCCTGGTTTTGCCTTTCGACTGCTCCGTTGGACTGCGGATTTAGTGGGAtcgatttgttaatttttatgccTTTCTCCTCCCAGTACGTTATAAATTCAGCGCTTTGGAAGGGTGGACCATTGTCACTCTGTATTGTTAACGGTAAACCCCATGTATAAAATATCCTATTTAACGCCAGTATAGTACTCTTTGCGTCTAAGCAATTCATCTCGGTTACTACTAAGTAACGTGAGTATGTATCTACCACTATCAAGAACTCTCCTGCTCCACATCCTGGTAACGATAAAAAATCTATTTGGAGTACCTGCCATGGCCCTTCAGGAAGTTGACGGTTGATCAGCGGCactggtgggtttttttttgaaattactAAACAGGTCGTGCATCTTTTTACAAAGCTCTCCACTTCCTTGCTCATGTTAGGCCACCAAAAATATTCTCTCATAATGCGTTTCATAGCAGAGATCCCAATATGACCTTCATGAGCCTTTTCCAACAGTTTAATTCGTAATTCCTTAGGTGGAATGATTTTATCTTCCTTGAAAACCATTGACCCTAACAAACGAATCGATTTAGATTCCGCCTCGTATCTTCTAAGCTCTGCCGGCCAAGATCTAGATCTAATGGCCATTCTTACGGTGGTAAGTTCCTTATCATTTTCTGACGCTAGCTCGATATCCTTCCATGATACGCTCAATAGCCCCTCATCCAGAGCATAAAGAAGATGCTTATCGTTATCCTCATCGAAAGGATCATCATCCTGAGTTTGGCCTATCAAACGCGATAAAGCGTCTGCTACGTTCAAATGACCCGGGATGCGCTTCACCGAGAAGTCATAATTTTGCAATCTTAATGCCCAAGCTTCAGCCCTTGTAATGGACCGTTTACTTTGTCGGTAGCCCTCACCATATATAAATTCGTTTGCTTCGGAATCTGTACGGATGACGAACGATTTACTAgttaaataaaaagcaaatcgTTCTACTCCCCATACGATCGCAAGTGCTTCCCTTTGAGTTTGAGGGTATTTTTGTTCCGTTCTATTTAGCGCTTTTGAAGCGCAAGCAATTATACGCGGCTTTCCGTCCGTCCCAAACTGAACCAAAACGGCACCTAGGCCCACAGGAGATGCGTCTACATAAAGCTCAGTCTCGTCTTTGTAGTTGAAGTAGCCTAACCTAGCAATTGGTTGTAAAGCTTCGTACTTAAGAAAGTTGAACTCCTTTTCTTCTGAATCTGACCAGTAAAAGGATTCCGATTTTGCTAGCTCAcgcaaatgttttgttttgtcagcCCGCATGTAAATGAACCTTTCTGAGAAATTAATGAAGCctaaaaaacttttcacttcTTGCACGGACTCCGGTCGACGAAAGTTATGaattgcttttaatttatCCTCTTCAATACAAAGACCCTTGTCTGACATAAGAAAACCTACAAACTTAACTTTCGTCTCGCCAAAAACGCATTTGTTCGAATTAATACGCACGTTATGCGTTTTAAGCTGCTTAAGAACAGTTTTCAGATTTCTATCATGTAGTTCTTTTGTAGTACCGTGCACCAGAAtatcatccaaataacatatCTGGCCTTGGCATCCAGACAATATCTTTGTTTGCATTATTTCTTGAAATATGTCTGGTGCATTGCACAGACCAAATGGTAGCCGCTTAAAACGATAGGTTCCATTACCCGCGAAAAAATTAGTCAGGTGCCGCGATTGTTCCGCAATTTCCACGTGGAAAAATGCGCTGGTAAGGTCGATTGTGGAAAACCATTTAGCACCATGAAGATCAGCGAGAATTTCCTCCAAAATTGGCATTCTGAATGGAGTACGAATGATACATTTGTTAGGGCCTCTTAGATCTACTACTAACCGAATATCGTCTTTGCCTTTTGGGACGACCAACAAGGAAGAGCAAAACGATCTTTCCATAGAATCTGTGACAATTTCTATAATTCCTGTAGCCAGAAGGTCTTGAAGTCGCCGTTGGGTTTCCTCCCGAAACGGCAGGGgaatatttgtaaaaatctTGCGAGATGGAGGTTTAGTGCTGTCATATGACAATATTACTGGAGACACGTTAAACTTCGGGAATTCATCTGTCGCCGTCACAGCGAGGATTTCACCGGGAAATCTAATAGGAACACTTTCATTAGCAACCGTGCGATTGACGTTCACGTCAAGTCCTAACCGTAAAACGCTGTACCTAAGAGCTGTATCCCTTCCAAGAAGTGGTTTAGCGCCTTTGATAACGTAGAATTTTTCGTAGAAACGTGGTCTGTCCtctgaaataaataattcggCCACGAAGGTCCCTGTCACTTCGATTTCACCCGGACTGGCATACGCACGAAGCGGTTTATCTGAACCACTTGAGATGCAGTAGAGCTGCTTCTTTGAAGTTTCGTCGTTCTGTAGTTTATCGAAGATATCTTCATTGACGGTATTCACTTCTGCACCGGAATCTATTAAGAATACCACGGATATACTGTCTGCAATGCGGCCGAGGATACATCCTTTCTTGACTTCAAAATCGTGTAATGTATTAACGGCTAAAGCACTCTGTTCGACAACctaaaaaataatcatcaagGATATTAGTTaccaatcatttttttttttttttttttttgtattcttaATAATTTACAGAGATTACTTCTATCAACAACCTTTAAATCATTATCAAATTATCTTATTTATTTCAGGatacagaaaaaagaaaacgtaatGGGCCAGATCAGGTCGAATAATCACTTACGACGTCCATTCCatccttttcttcctcttcctttgTAATCTTGGCGATTTTCTTTGTTGTCCCCGACCTGTCATCGTCTTGGGCGAACCGACGCTTTTGTGTACCAGGAGTTGGTAATTGCCGGCAAGCTCGTTCAAGATGTCCCGTTTTTTTGCAGTTTCGGCAGACTTTACTCACTGCATGGCACTTTGATGCTACGTGAAATTGGCTGGTACATCTCCAACAAGGATTAGAGCTATTTCCGGCTCCCATACTGCTTTGCTCGTAACTGCCACTAGGACCTCTAAAGTTTCCCCAATTTGAACGACCTTGATTTGCGAAGCTTCGTGCTCGCGATCCCGCAGGAAAGCTAATCCCAGTTCTTCCGCGTGTAACTGCTGCTACTGTAACTTCGGTTGCTGGTTGGTGCgtctttttgaaaatttcctcATTGGTTTTATCTACCTCGTGTCCGCGAATCCTTTCCAACAGCTCCGCAAGAGTACCTCCTTTGCGCAGAATTTTGCGACCAGCTTCGCGGACTTTGATATTGAGCGCGTGTAATTGTATGACTTCTGTCACACTTTCCATGAGTTTTTCCTCGTCGAAATCGCACAGTTTAGCTGATGCTATCACTCGCTTAAGATATTTTAGATCTGATTCCTCCTTATCTTGAGTAAGTGACCTAAATTTTTGTCGTTGTATCAGACGATATTCTCGAGACCCAAAGAAACTTTTCAAACGTTTCATAGCGTTTGAATATGGAGCAATTGCTACATCGGGCGATGGTTGTTTGGGTGTTTCTTCCAAAACTTCTAGGAGTTTCGGTCCTGCCTTTACTTTAAAGACGTTGCTTTTAGTGTATTCGTCTGTAATGCCGGCAAGGTCCATGGAAGCCTCTAACAACTCCTTCCAATCTTCGAAAGATTTACGGTCGATTTCCTCCATTTTATCGTTTGGTTTACAATCCGGGATGTTTATTGAAACTGCCGATAACGCATTCATGGATGTAGCGAGTATTGAATTTTCTCGACCCTGTAAATCGATTGCTGTCGAATGCATTGGAGCTGGGTCAAACATTTCTTCAAATGGCTTGATTTTATGAAtttgctttccatttcccttaatcttcttcaatcTAGCGAACAGCAAAACGTTGCGTTTCCTTTCTGCCTCAAGAGCCTTCCGAAGTTTGTTCACTTTATTATGCTTTctgaaaagaaacatttattaGGATAAGGAATAgtagatctttttttttttttttttaacctctGATCGTTCTCacatgtagccctcccagaggcgtccatgTATTATATTCAGTACgtaatgtagccctcccagaggcgtccatgTAACAgtactttcctttttttttttttttttttttttatgtagccctcccagaggcgtccatgtaacagtacttttctttttttttttttttttttttttttttttttttttttttttttttttttttttttttttttttttaaagaggaACGACAAACAGTTACTTAGATTTTTTATTCAGCAAATCAACGATCGTTCGAATCAAAAAGTGAGTGTTTCCCGCTCGGCAGGTGCACAGTCCTTCCACGTTACAGTATCCGCCAGCCTTGCCATTGATGACACAGTACTCTTTACATTGGATTGACGATATCACATTCGCTGTGTGTAGCGAACACTTGGTTTGAGGTACTACTCCTGTATCCTGCGCCGTCGATATGCTGGCAATAATCAGTACAAACGCAATAACTACAGACAACTTTGTCGTGACTTTTGCCCGGTTTCCTGCGTACACCCGCCATTCCAAttagaagcagttttcttttcttttttttttttttatatatttgatCACAAATCCTAAACGTTCAGACCGCTGTCTTACACGTCCGTCCAAAAACTGCCTGTCCTTTCGCTTTCTCTTGCTGATCGTCGCTCAATCCTCTCACCAAACGAACCCTCTTTTTTGTAACTCAGGATCTTAAGATTCTCTCTTGTGCCTCTCTTGTGTTGATAGCTAATCCTTTCATGACACATTCTCATTTTTCGTTACTCTCCATGTTTCTTATCTATTCTATTCTCTACATTACCTCACGGCATACATTCTCATTTTTCGTTACTCTCCAAGTTTCTTATCTATTCTATTCTCTACAACATTCTCATTTTTTCGTTACTCTCCAAGTTTCTTATCTATTCTATTCTCTACACATGCGTTTTACTGTCAGCCGTCGGTGTTTGGCCGTTGACAAATAGTGTTCACACGGTGCCAGAGAAATGTTAGTACAAGCGCTGGAACATGCACTCGCACCGATTGCATGGCTTTCCTGTCACGTTTTGCTTCAAATCTTCAGcgcgacgaaaaaaaacaaggaaaagtaTGTGTCGTGAAGCTTGATTGTACGGAGCAGCACTATGCGACGAAAGCGTCCAACCGTATTGGATTCCCGCTGCACAACTGAAGCAAAATGCAACAGCACCGTCACACAGGATGATGCAACGGGAGGATCACAGAATGGAAAGCATTTCACGAATGGCACGAAAAGGCACGAATTAAGTGGAGCGGAAAACAATAGCTCCGTGCACCGTACGGACGTCGAGCTCTTATGTCATGTGGGTTGCGGGCAAATGTTGTTGATTTCTATTTCGTACCCTCAACGGTAGTCGAGGTTTGCTGCGATAGGATTTTGAACTTCGTCTTTTGgtgcaattttgtttattggaAGTACAAAGCAGGCCAGCAGGAAAAACTGGCTCTGTTTCAGCTATGTTCAGACCAGATGAAACAAGAGTTGCACCAACAATGGGTTTGCGTTGTAGTACAGGAGGGCACCCACACATTTTGTGCCGCAAGAAAGATTGATGGATATCGTGCGGTGCTGGCTGGCACTCCCATTTGTATTTTCCATTCAAGGACCTTTTTTAATGACCTACCTTCATGGAATGGTAATGGCAAATGGCGGTACCAATATAACCGGGATTAAAATCACGACCTTTCTCAAATcatttttactctttttcTACTCTTCACGGGTCCGAAAGCTCAGCGTCAATCATAGACGAATGCCGGCTAGACGGCAAGTGGAGATAGGCTTTGGCTTAAAACATTGGGCTCATTCGGCTTGGTTGGGCCTGATTGGGCCGGTTGGCGGAGGTAATGGATCCGCCGTCGAGTTTTGTAGCCCACTGTGGAGGCCGCCCAATATCTGGAACGGCAAGGCCACCGAGGTCTAGTCGTTCGTGCGTGAACATGAACTGCCTGCGGTCGAGGTGGGccgaagaaaaagttaaataatttAGATTTTAAGCAGCAGCGGAACCAGTGGGAGGTGAATGCTGCGAACGGTTTCGTTTGCAACAAGAACCAAAATGATTCCCACGGTTCAACCGTTCTGCGAATTCGTGTTCTAATTTGTGGttggaaatgaaattttcagCATCTATTATTGCTTCTAGCTGCACAACTGTTGCGCAAAGAGTGTGtcgaaaaatttaaacattaatGAGCTGTACTTTTGTGCTAGGAAATTACATTAAACTAAATGTATTCCTCCGTAAAGGTGTATCTCGTTGTTGGAAAATTGCTCGGTACATTCAacaatttaaatgcaaaagaaccgaaacaaaaatgcaGACGAACAGAAACGAGGGAAAACGGGCAACTTTTTCAACCGAAAATTACAGTACGAGTAAAAGTTCTCACTGCCTTAAAGTACCGGCAGCCTCCAGCGCCGGGAGGATGAACAATTGCGGCTAATGAATGCAAATTTAAGGGCATCAGATTGTAAGGGATTTCCTCACAGAGAAATGGTCTAATGGTGAGCTACGGTACCGCTCGGAAGCCAACAACCAAGTGGTTTTGTATAATCATGGCGGCAAACTAATGGTGTGCGGCATAATGTTTAATTTGCACCAAGCATCCATTTCCAACAAAATGCAGCCCACGCTGCATAATCTTGAAGGGTTTGCGAGGTTGATTAGACGATCTACAAAAGATTGCCAACGGCTAGAGCACGAAACGGCACTATTGTCCATGCTAGTTAACCGGAAGGGACGAAAACTTTCCACTTTCTAACGTCGTATTGCTCTTTACATAATGTGCTGTCCAGTTTGCTTTGACCATAAGATTATAAACGCTTTGTGGTTtggcggaaatgttttccccgCTTGGAAAGATTCAATGTTTATCCTAAACCAGCATGATAGTGTACCGCACTTCCAGAATTTTCCAGTGTGCTGAACCTCTCACGGCAGCATCAACATTACATTACCAACATTGTGTTTTCGCCCCTTCGCTAGCGTTTCGTGAATTCTTGAATTTCTTGGCAAACAAACAGTCCTTCCGGGGCCCTCCGGCTCCAGGGGCAATGCAGTAATTTTCTTCGTCCTTTGTGAATTTTCGAGCAGCCCTCTCCCGATGGGAGCAACGACAAgtggatgttccggtgttgGTGAAAATGCATCCGACGGGAGACATTCGCAGAAAGGAGCGGGATGGCCCACGCCATACGGATGTTTAATTATGACCGAACCTGTTTATCTGCGCCTCAGCACATCTGGGACACAGAAAGCAGCATCTGCTAGCTGCTCGAGAGTTCGTGGACTTACCTGCGATGGAATACGGGAGGTTTCACTATCCacttcaacaaaaaaacaatatatcCGACAGCAAAGTTCAATCCGGGAGCCACAAAAGCACCGAAATATTTACTGAGATCGGTGGTAAAAGCAAACGACCTAATTGAAATGTGGTGCAATGCTCTGATTGATTCGAAAAATAACACTTCACCCCCATCGATTTCTGCGCCTGGATTCGTCAATTGTTACATTTTCTTGGAAAGTGaggacgacaaaaaaaaaagcgaatcCTTAAAATAACCAGAGTGCAACGTTTTGAGGGTCGTTAGGAGGCAAAATTATTCGTAAACAACCGATTCTGAAGAATTTTAGCTATGTTTCGTACGCTACGCGCAATTTGTTTGAATACAACAATAATgggaaagtgaagaaaacattGAAGTGTGTACGAACCGTACATCTTCCTATACTTTTGATATAGCTGATTTTCCCTAGAAGATCTTTGTCTCTGACGTATTACAATTACTCGATAATGACTTTTAACTGAGTCTTGCAGAAACCTTGTCCAagaattcaacaaaaatagcaaataaaatcaggaaaaagaaatcagTTGTAAGAGATGAAGATTAACAAACTGTGCATTAACGGTCCAGGACATTTGAAACACAtgtgtaaataaaatatgatgtATATAGTTCAAcccaaaggaaaaaccccaaaTCTTGAAGAATAACTTTTGAGGAAGCACAATAAGGCGgggaaaaatggttaaaaactataaatatttaacaacGTGTTCCAATACACTCCAGGATGGCAGAAAGGGGCAGGAAAAGTTATGAAATTCTTCTAGAAAGCCACGACTGACTTCCCGGCGCGGTCAAGTCGAGGGGTTTCGAAAAGTAATAACCTCTCCGGTGGAGGTTATCAGGCTATATATTTTTCACGTGATTGAACGTGACAGCTGTTGGTCAGGACATATTGTATCAACTTGCAGCTTCAACGTTTGGAAAGTGGAAAGGATAACGGTTTACGGTGGGGGAGTAGTTTGGGAGACGAAAAATTTCCACCATTTATCATATTCTCTGCAGATCTCACGGGAACAAGACTAATGCGTTGGGTGGTGCACAGGACAGGTGGAAAGCGATCGTGAACTCCTTctcccaccctccccctccccccatccTCCACGGTTTCCACGTCACGTACGAGTCCCTTCGGGTAAAGACTAATGAGTAGGAAATGAAACAGGAATACCGTGACCTGCACACGTAGCTCAAGATTGTGGCATGGATGGCTTTTCGATTTTATTACGGGGGGTTTTCCATCATGGAAAACGATAACGATGGCAACAGATGGCACTGTTttggttaatttattttaaaacaaccaaTTACCATACATAGCCATGGATTTCTAGGTATTGGAACGTTTATTGTCAATGTTAAATCGATTAAAGATTTATCTAGAAGGCCAAGAGCAATTTTCCAATGAAAGCGGTTCCACTTGTTTTAATACATACATTTTGTACAAGCGTACAATGTTGCACTTTTCATTTAACGCAGCTCACTCTAGGGGATTGATTGGACGTTTTAATCAAATACGTCCTCTCACAATGTGCTGGGGATCATAAATTGAGTCTAGGTTGATCACATGACACACTAATAACTCATCCTTCCGTCCGTTGCAGACAAGAAAGTGTTCGTCCGGGCAAGTGCGGCCGGCGAGAAACGATGGCGGCTTCGAGGAACCTGTGGATACCGGTGGCCGGTTTGGTGGTGGTACTGTTGGCTGTACTGACCGGCCCGGTCGGTAGCTATTCGCCGTTCAAGAAGAACAACCAGCATGGTTCGTTTACCCGAACGGGCGGACCACCGAACGGTGCGACTGGCCAGCGGGAGCGGGAGCGCGAGCGAGAGCAGGAACGACTGGCCAGCCCGTACGTGGCTCCGTTGGCCGGGCTGGAGGGTACCGGGAAGCGGATGGCCAACGACTTCCTCGAGGACCTGGGCAAGAGCGCGTTCGATACGGTGTACCACTGGAAGGTAATCGATTTCATGTATCCGTCGCTCCAGCTGCGCAATAATGCGATTCGTACGCGGTAAGAACCTTGAATGCGTCACCCGTGACGTCATTACCTGCTATTAAAGTGTTCTCTCCGGGTTTGCAGTGAGTTTATTCCGGAAAATAACCTCCCGCTCGGAGTGGATCGGTTCCGAGACCGGCTGTTCGTGACGACACCCCGCTGGAACCCGGGTGTACCGGCGACGCTGTCTTATTTGCCACTGCCGGCCCAGGATCGAAGCCACCCGCTGATGCCGTACCCGGACTGGAGCTACCACACGTCACCGCGCAATCCCGACTGCTCCAAGATGATGTCCGTCTATCGTATCCAGGTGGACGAATGTGACCGCCTGTGGGTGCTGGATGCGGGCGTCACGGACACCCTGACCAACCTGCAGCAAGTCTGCCCGCCGAAGATCATGGCGTTTGACATGCAGAACGACGAGCTGCTGTTCACCTACGTCCTGCCGCCGGAGCAGATTAAGGAGGACTCGCTGCACACCAACATCGTGGTGGACGTGCGCGAGGGACAGTGTGAGGACGCCTTCGCGTACGTGGCCGACGTGTGGCGCAACGGTATTACCGTGTTTGATCTGCGGAAGTTCAAGAGCTGGCGCACGACGAACCACCTCTACAACCCGAACCCGATTGCCAGCGACTACAACTACCAGGAGTTGAACTTCCAGTGGTCGGACGGTGTGTTCGGAATGTCGCTCGCGCCCGTCCACCGATCCGGCGACCGGATGCTACTGTTCCACCCGATGTCCAGCTTCATGGAGTTCCAGGTACCCGCCTCGATTCTGCAGAACGAAACCGTCTGGGAGGGCTTCGGGCTGGCGGCTAAGGCATTCCAGCCGGTCGGAACGCGCGGTCGCCTCGGCCAGTCGTCCACCTCGGGCGTGGCGAAGAACAACGTGCAGTTCTTTACGCTCGTGCAGCAATCGGGCGTTGGCTGCTGGGATCTGAACAAGCCGTACAACCGCAACAACCTCGGCGTGGTGGAGAAGAACGCCCAAAAGCTGACCTTCCCGAACGACCTCAAGCTGGACCGCGAGCTGCAGCAGTCGGTGTGGGTGATGAGCAACAAGCTGCCGGTGTTCCTCTACGACAAGCTCGACTACACCCAGACCAACTTCCGCGTGCTGATGGCCGACGCCCGGAAGGCCATCGAGGGCACCGTGTGCGATCCGAGGGTGCCACCGAGTTTGGCCTTCGATGCCGCGCAGCTGGAGTGCGAGCTGCAAGTTTAGCGACACTACCAAGCCGCGGCCCTTTCCGCTCGCCACTCAAACCACCGGAAGGTCCAAGATCTATTGCTAAGTGTTTTTACCCCCTATAGTATAGTGACAACAAAGGAGAAAACTTTAACTCGCAGCAATCATCTTATGGACCGAACCAATGTACTTCCGACCTCAGACCACCAGTGATGATGCGGGGTTGTGTCACATATTCCCATGAATTACTGTAATAAACTCCTCTATGAAAGATTACTGAACATTCAGAGTTTATCTCATGAACTTCAGCCGAGGAAGGAGCGAAACAAGAGAACCGTATCCGACCATTTTGTTGGGGAATAATTCGCTAACGAAGGCACGGGGGCATCATGAACAAGTGACGGCTTGATTTAATCAAATCTTGCGAAAACATCTATGCCAGATTTGCTTCCCTAGAACCCCCTGCAAGTTCGTGGTGGTCGAGAAGGCCAAGGATTGATCTCATCGTTAATCATCTCTCCGATATCGGATAATGGAACGTAGAGGGAAATCCATTCCGTATCCAGTTAGTGTCGCTCCTAAAGGAGGTGCAAGGGGAAAGTGCCGACAAATTGTTCGCCAAGTCGCACAGTCGTGTATCCGATGCAATCACAACGACCTCACACCCCCACCATCCCAAGAATGTTGTCCCCTTCGTCGCCGTAAGACACGATTTTCCATCCGTAGCGAAATTCGTACGAAAAGTTTGCCTTCCACATGGAGAAATTGTGCTTCCTTTACCGAGATCTTTGTGTGCGATTCGCTTTACCCAGCAAATCATGCATTTTGCCGATGCTTGTCGTGCCGAAATGGACCATCCTAGTCGATTCTGCACCGAGTGCGCTCTGTGGAAGCTCACCGTTGCAGAATAAGTGGGAAGAAGGACCTTATTGGAGCGTAGTGCTGAGTTCAATATCGGATGACGAGTCCGCGAATAGGTAGGGTTTTAATCTTGTCGTGTGAATAGACCCGCTCTTCCCTCCCCAAGTCGCGGACCATGATACGGTACGGTAAAGGAAATCCAATTTTCCAGCTTCAAAAACCGCAGCTATTCAATTATACATTTATTCCGAACGCCAGGACGCTCTGCCAGGGCAGCAACTCTCCATTGCATGCAGGGGTTTCCTGCTCGGATTATCCACAGTTCCCGGGCAGGTGattggtggtgatgatggcaAGCTCAGTGATGACCGATTTTCTGCACAACAACATTTGCAATCTGCTTCCAGGGCCGCTGCAATCCGGATGGTAAATATGCGACGCTAACGAAGTCGTGGAGGGGGCTAGAGCTCGACACACCGTCGACAGTTTAATTTCggtttcgattttgttttgtttatattgaAATTTTGATTTCAAAAGCTCTTTCTTCGTTATTTGATGGG encodes:
- the LOC131281298 gene encoding protein yellow-like, which encodes MAASRNLWIPVAGLVVVLLAVLTGPVGSYSPFKKNNQHGSFTRTGGPPNGATGQREREREREQERLASPYVAPLAGLEGTGKRMANDFLEDLGKSAFDTVYHWKVIDFMYPSLQLRNNAIRTREFIPENNLPLGVDRFRDRLFVTTPRWNPGVPATLSYLPLPAQDRSHPLMPYPDWSYHTSPRNPDCSKMMSVYRIQVDECDRLWVLDAGVTDTLTNLQQVCPPKIMAFDMQNDELLFTYVLPPEQIKEDSLHTNIVVDVREGQCEDAFAYVADVWRNGITVFDLRKFKSWRTTNHLYNPNPIASDYNYQELNFQWSDGVFGMSLAPVHRSGDRMLLFHPMSSFMEFQVPASILQNETVWEGFGLAAKAFQPVGTRGRLGQSSTSGVAKNNVQFFTLVQQSGVGCWDLNKPYNRNNLGVVEKNAQKLTFPNDLKLDRELQQSVWVMSNKLPVFLYDKLDYTQTNFRVLMADARKAIEGTVCDPRVPPSLAFDAAQLECELQV